Proteins encoded together in one Thermogemmatispora onikobensis window:
- a CDS encoding MFS transporter produces MHFFSFETRRSAPWRIFAACLTLLILTVQYTNYSPLIPELRATLQISAGEVGLFSTLLFLGLSLAYLPAGVLIDRYGARPVLLASTLLATGGALLFPLIPHFGWLLAMRLVTGLGIGGAFVAGASVAAGTGRLAALGQGLYGGSTQVGAGLGLLLSPYLARLFGWRGAFFCWGLPGLLGAVIWLLVDVEEQRPLRQGGLRDGLRSRAVWSLGLAHMGTFGLGNAIATWLALYLVQLDHLPLTLAATCGSLALLSGMLFRPLGGLVLGRHWLGSITLLRLMALLCSGGVICLALPWHSTLLSGIGITLTAIGSSAPYAAIFNEAASLRSVGKGVAQSLVSVISSPTLIMGPPLIGFLLDQTASYSDAFGTMLLFSAVAIVAALVAGPATAREQWSASYPAIDPIQGAATTSDDPLPSTRSE; encoded by the coding sequence ATGCACTTTTTCTCATTTGAAACACGACGCAGTGCACCCTGGCGTATTTTTGCAGCCTGTCTGACGCTGCTGATTCTGACAGTGCAATACACGAATTATAGCCCGCTGATCCCCGAGCTGCGAGCCACGCTACAGATCAGCGCCGGTGAGGTCGGCCTCTTCTCAACCCTCCTCTTCCTGGGTCTTTCCCTGGCCTATTTGCCTGCAGGCGTGCTGATCGATCGCTACGGCGCTCGTCCGGTGCTGCTGGCCTCGACGCTGCTGGCCACCGGCGGGGCTTTGTTGTTTCCCTTGATTCCACACTTCGGCTGGTTGTTGGCGATGCGGCTCGTGACGGGGTTGGGAATCGGTGGGGCTTTCGTGGCGGGCGCCAGCGTGGCGGCAGGCACTGGTCGCCTGGCGGCCCTGGGCCAGGGTCTCTACGGCGGCTCAACTCAGGTCGGGGCGGGCCTGGGCCTGCTCCTGAGTCCTTATCTTGCACGGCTGTTCGGCTGGCGCGGTGCTTTCTTTTGCTGGGGCTTGCCGGGCCTGCTCGGCGCGGTGATCTGGCTGCTGGTGGACGTTGAGGAGCAGCGCCCGCTGCGCCAGGGAGGACTCAGAGACGGGCTACGTTCGAGAGCGGTTTGGAGTCTGGGACTGGCCCACATGGGGACCTTCGGTTTGGGGAACGCCATCGCTACCTGGCTCGCACTCTACCTGGTGCAGTTGGATCACCTGCCGCTGACGCTCGCAGCGACCTGTGGCTCGCTGGCCTTGCTGAGCGGCATGCTCTTCCGTCCGTTAGGGGGCCTGGTCCTTGGGCGGCACTGGCTGGGAAGTATCACCCTCCTGCGTCTGATGGCCTTGCTCTGCTCGGGAGGTGTCATCTGCCTGGCACTGCCCTGGCATAGCACCCTGCTGAGCGGAATCGGCATCACTTTGACAGCGATTGGCTCTAGCGCTCCCTACGCGGCCATCTTCAATGAGGCCGCTTCGCTGCGCAGCGTTGGCAAAGGCGTGGCCCAAAGCCTGGTGAGCGTGATCTCTTCGCCTACGCTGATCATGGGTCCACCCCTGATCGGTTTCTTGCTCGACCAGACGGCCAGTTACAGCGACGCTTTCGGGACAATGCTCCTCTTTAGCGCCGTGGCCATTGTTGCCGCACTGGTCGCTGGACCAGCTACCGCCCGCGAGCAGTGGAGCGCCTCCTATCCTGCGATTGACCCTATTCAAGGCGCAGCGACTACCTCGGATGACCCTTTGCCCTCCACTCGCAGCGAATGA
- a CDS encoding cupredoxin domain-containing protein, with protein sequence MYKKVVTGLVLLGLLTLVLAACGIRDTAAGAANTGPTVKMSSTAFEVTQITIKKGQALTLVDDVAVPHVIKNGVWKGSNPAVEKEGGAPTVDLNFNGVQGESASTPPFTTAGTYHLLCTIHPNMQLTVIVQ encoded by the coding sequence ATGTATAAAAAGGTTGTTACGGGTCTGGTACTTCTGGGACTCCTCACACTGGTTCTGGCAGCCTGCGGTATTCGCGATACCGCCGCGGGTGCTGCAAACACTGGTCCGACGGTGAAGATGAGTTCAACAGCGTTCGAGGTAACGCAGATCACCATCAAGAAGGGCCAGGCGCTTACTCTGGTGGACGATGTGGCCGTTCCTCATGTGATTAAAAACGGTGTCTGGAAAGGCTCTAACCCCGCAGTGGAGAAGGAGGGTGGCGCCCCCACAGTGGATCTGAACTTCAATGGAGTTCAGGGCGAAAGCGCCAGTACTCCGCCTTTCACCACCGCTGGCACCTATCATCTGCTCTGTACCATCCATCCCAATATGCAGCTTACTGTGATCGTCCAGTAG
- the zwf gene encoding glucose-6-phosphate dehydrogenase, with amino-acid sequence MANGTQVEPSLQPHVIWQDGIHPEPCIVVIFGATGDLTRRKLLPTLAHLMHAHPQPEGFMVVAFARRPFTQEQWRQFVVQALAENSPPELGLDEEARQSFAQRTFYCQASLNESAGYQKLAQLLEQLDQQYQTRGNRIFYLAIPPDLYAPVVHQLGESGLVHRPHGGHRPNHHGPWSRVIIEKPFGHDLPSAQRLNREIARILHEDQIYRIDHYMGKETVQNILAMRFSNGVFEPLWNQKYIDHVQILVAEDIGTGGRAEYYDKAGAIRDMVQNHIFQVLCLTAMEPPVAFEADAIRDEKVKLLRAIPPLTPEEVAHQVVRGQYTRGTINGQEIPGYREEEGIPADSSTETFVALKLFIENWRWADVPFYIRTGKRLPKRCTEVTIQFKRVPHLLYKPSEARELVPNRLTVRIQPEEGITLKFGAKVPGAAQRLKSVDMTFSYASAFQMEPPDAYERLIADCMLGDSTLFIRRDEIETAWRIIDSITAAWQQMPAESVRPYAAGTWGPAEADELIQRDGREWDTP; translated from the coding sequence ATGGCAAATGGTACACAGGTAGAACCCTCCCTTCAGCCTCACGTTATCTGGCAGGATGGTATTCATCCTGAGCCTTGCATTGTGGTCATTTTTGGAGCTACAGGCGATCTGACCCGACGCAAGTTACTCCCAACCCTGGCCCACCTGATGCATGCCCACCCGCAGCCAGAGGGCTTTATGGTGGTCGCTTTCGCCCGTCGCCCTTTCACACAGGAGCAGTGGCGCCAGTTTGTTGTACAGGCTCTCGCTGAGAATAGTCCACCCGAGTTGGGCCTGGATGAGGAGGCCAGACAGTCCTTCGCTCAACGCACTTTCTATTGCCAGGCGAGCTTGAACGAGTCTGCAGGTTATCAGAAACTTGCTCAGCTACTTGAACAGTTGGATCAGCAGTATCAGACCCGCGGCAATCGCATCTTCTATCTGGCTATCCCCCCCGATCTCTACGCCCCAGTGGTGCACCAGCTTGGCGAAAGCGGCCTCGTCCATCGCCCCCACGGCGGTCACCGCCCCAACCATCATGGACCCTGGAGCCGCGTGATCATCGAAAAGCCGTTTGGGCACGATCTCCCTTCTGCTCAGCGACTCAACCGCGAAATTGCCCGCATTTTGCACGAGGATCAGATATACCGGATCGACCACTATATGGGAAAGGAGACAGTGCAGAATATTCTGGCGATGCGCTTCTCAAATGGCGTCTTTGAGCCGCTCTGGAATCAGAAGTATATCGATCACGTGCAGATCCTGGTTGCAGAAGATATCGGTACCGGCGGGCGGGCCGAGTACTATGATAAGGCCGGAGCCATTCGTGATATGGTACAAAATCATATCTTCCAGGTGCTCTGCTTGACGGCAATGGAGCCTCCCGTCGCCTTTGAGGCTGACGCCATTCGCGACGAAAAGGTGAAGCTGCTGCGCGCTATTCCTCCTCTGACGCCCGAGGAGGTGGCGCATCAGGTGGTGCGCGGCCAGTATACGCGCGGAACGATCAACGGTCAGGAGATCCCCGGCTACCGTGAGGAAGAAGGGATTCCTGCCGATTCGTCAACCGAGACCTTTGTGGCGCTCAAGCTCTTTATCGAAAATTGGCGCTGGGCCGATGTACCTTTCTATATTCGTACGGGAAAACGCCTTCCGAAGCGCTGCACTGAGGTGACTATTCAGTTTAAGCGCGTGCCCCATCTGCTCTACAAGCCGAGCGAGGCCCGCGAGCTGGTTCCTAACCGCCTGACGGTACGCATCCAGCCCGAAGAGGGGATCACGTTGAAGTTTGGGGCCAAGGTGCCCGGCGCTGCTCAGCGACTTAAGTCGGTTGATATGACCTTCTCTTATGCGTCAGCTTTCCAGATGGAGCCGCCCGATGCCTACGAGCGTCTGATCGCTGATTGTATGCTTGGGGATTCGACGCTGTTTATCCGCCGCGATGAGATTGAGACCGCCTGGCGCATCATTGACTCTATTACGGCGGCCTGGCAGCAGATGCCGGCGGAGAGCGTGCGTCCCTATGCCGCCGGGACCTGGGGACCAGCCGAGGCGGATGAGCTGATCCAGCGCGATGGTCGCGAGTGGGATACCCCTTGA